The sequence below is a genomic window from uncultured Stenotrophomonas sp..
GGCCGGCAGCTGAAGTATCCGTTTTTCTCGAGGGGCAGGGCTTGCAATGGTCCGAAAATCCTGACAGAATGCGCGACCACTGTGGAATGCGTGCATCGCACCTGTTCCGCAACCAGCGAAATGAGGGGCAGGAAGCGCCTCGTATTCGCCAGACTAAGGACAGGTCGCGTGGATCCTCCGGTGGTTGACGGAGGGGTTTCTGCGCGTTTGTTTGTGTCTGGGGCGGGCCGGGAAACCGGGCCGCCTTAGTGTTTTGAAGGGATTCGCGCGGCAGGGGATACCCGCTGCCGCATTCATGGGGTCCGGTACACAAGAGGCCGGGCCCGTCGCTCTTTAGACCTACAGGAACACCGTCATGGCGGACCAAAAGATCCGGATTCGGCTGAAGGCTTTCGATCATCGTCTGATCGACCGCTCGGCCAGCGAGATCGTCGAGACGGCAAAGCGGACCGGCGCACAAGTGTGCGGCCCGATCCCGTTGCCGACCAAGATCGAGCGCTACACCATTCTCGTCTCCCCGCACGTCGACAAGGACGCGCGCGACCAGTACGAGACCCGCACGCACAAGCGCGTGCTCGACATCATTGACCCCAACGACAAGACCGTGGACGCGCTGATGAAGCTCGAACTGGCCGCTGGCGTCGATGTGCAGATCAAGCTGACCTGAGGACTGCGACCATGACGAAGAAATATTCGTTGGGCTTCGTGGGCCGCAAGGCCGGCATGAGCCGTGTTTTCACCGAAGATGGCCGTTCCATCCCGGTGACCCTGATCGAAGCCACCCCGAACCGCATCGCGCAGGTCAAGACCGTCGAAACCGACGGCTACAGCGCCGTGCAGGTGACCGTCGGCGCCCGTCGTGCCGCCCTGGTGAACAAGCCGGAAGCCGGCCACTTCGCCAAGGCCAAGGTCGAGGCCGGTCGCGGCCTGTGGGAGTTCCGCGTCGAGGACGCCAAGGTCGGCGACTTCGCCGTCGGTGGCGAAATCAAGGCTGACATCTTCGAGGTCGGCCAGAAGGTCGACGTCCAGGGCGTCACCAAGGGCAAGGGCTTCCAGGGCACCATCAAGCGCCACAACTTCCGCATGGGTGACGCTACCCACGGTAACTCGCTGTCGCATCGCGCGCCGGGTTCGCTGGGCCAGCGCCAGACCCCGGGTCGTGTGTTCCCGGGCAAGAAGATGTCCGGCCACATGGGCGACGTGCAGCAGAGCACGCAGAACCTGGAAGTGGTGAAGGTCGACGTCGAGCGCGGTCTGATCGCCATTCGCGGTGCTGTTCCCGGCGCAGCCGGCGGCGACGTGATCGTGCGTCCGGCGAGCAAGGCATAAGGAGAGATGACGATGGAACTCGTTATCACGGGTAGCAACAACAAGGTGTCGGTCTCCGAAGCCGTGTTCGGCCGCGAATTCAGCGAGGATCTGGTCCACCAGGTCGTCGTTGCCTATCGCAACGCCGCTCGCGCCGGTACCAAGGCACAGAAGACGCGTTCGGAAGTCGCCGGCACCACCAAGAAGTCGAAGAAGCAGAAGGGTGGTGGCGCTCGCCACGGCGCCCTGACCGCTCCGATCTTCGTCGGCGGTGGCGTGACCTTCGCGGCCAAGCCGCGCAGCTTCGAGCAGAAGGTCAACCGCAAGCAGTACCGTGCGGCCATCTGCGCGATCCTGTCCGAGCTGAACCGCCAGGGCCGCATCAAGGTCGTCGAGTCGTTCGACGTCGAGGCGGTCAAGACCAAGGCGCTGATCGAGAAGCTGGCTGGTCTGGAAGTGGGCAAGCGCCCGCTGATCGTGACCGAGGACGCTTCCGAGTCGCTGTACCTGTCGGCCCGCAACCTGCCCTACGTGCAGGTGCGTGACGTGCAGGGCATGGACCCGGTCGCCCTGGTCGGTGCCGACACGGTCGTCATCACCGCTGAC
It includes:
- the rplC gene encoding 50S ribosomal protein L3 (Evidence 2a : Function of homologous gene experimentally demonstrated in an other organism; Product type s : structure), with protein sequence MTKKYSLGFVGRKAGMSRVFTEDGRSIPVTLIEATPNRIAQVKTVETDGYSAVQVTVGARRAALVNKPEAGHFAKAKVEAGRGLWEFRVEDAKVGDFAVGGEIKADIFEVGQKVDVQGVTKGKGFQGTIKRHNFRMGDATHGNSLSHRAPGSLGQRQTPGRVFPGKKMSGHMGDVQQSTQNLEVVKVDVERGLIAIRGAVPGAAGGDVIVRPASKA
- the rplD gene encoding 50S ribosomal subunit protein L4 (Evidence 2a : Function of homologous gene experimentally demonstrated in an other organism; Product type s : structure), which codes for MTMELVITGSNNKVSVSEAVFGREFSEDLVHQVVVAYRNAARAGTKAQKTRSEVAGTTKKSKKQKGGGARHGALTAPIFVGGGVTFAAKPRSFEQKVNRKQYRAAICAILSELNRQGRIKVVESFDVEAVKTKALIEKLAGLEVGKRPLIVTEDASESLYLSARNLPYVQVRDVQGMDPVALVGADTVVITADAVKKVEEWLA
- the rpsJ gene encoding 30S ribosomal protein S10 (Evidence 2a : Function of homologous gene experimentally demonstrated in an other organism; Product type s : structure), which codes for MADQKIRIRLKAFDHRLIDRSASEIVETAKRTGAQVCGPIPLPTKIERYTILVSPHVDKDARDQYETRTHKRVLDIIDPNDKTVDALMKLELAAGVDVQIKLT